A region from the Pungitius pungitius chromosome 16, fPunPun2.1, whole genome shotgun sequence genome encodes:
- the btg4 gene encoding protein BTG4: protein MKEEIAAAVFFVARLVKRYGCLDNEGRDRFAAALTCVLFENYKNHWHPNAPTKGQAYRCLRVNRMQLRDPVLQQACSRSPVRYEDLGLPQEMTVWVDPGEVSCRYGERSTPFCVSIVDGSRRPDREFSRRIHDAVERASRDVPSGSSSDEDDYNEEEEEEEEAAAEDRGGDKSASSCNLSAACPASVAPGPNPEPKTIPTVSNPNSVYRFSEFSPGAPQTWLREKRKAFAVDAFPPHPHPYPHHPPPPPPAAGPPPQFGGQKGFKSYRATFTFAGPRVDKYHWVSKSR, encoded by the exons ATGAAGGAGGAGATCGCCGCCGCCGTGTTCTTCGTGGCTCGACTGGTGAAGAGATATGGATGTCTGGACAACGAGGGCAGGGACCGCTTCGCGGCCGCCCTCACCTGCGTTCTGTTCGAGAACTACAAGAACCACTGGCACCCCAACGCACCCACCAAGGGTCAGGCCTACAG GTGTCTCCGTGTGAACCGCATGCAGCTGCGGGACCCGGTGCTTCAGCAGGCCTGCAGTCGGAGCCCGGTGCGCTACGAGGATCTGGGCCTCCCCCAGGAGATGACAGTGTGGGTCGACCCTGGAGAGGTGTCCTGCAG GTACGGGGAGCGGAGCACGCCGTTCTGCGTCTCGATCGTGGACGGCTCCCGCCGTCCGGATCGGGAATTTTCCCGCCGAATTCACGACGCCGTTGAGCGGGCGAGCCGCGACGTCCCGTCCGGAAGCTCCTCGGACGAGGACGACtacaacgaggaggaggaggaggaggaggaggcggcggcggaggaccGGGGCGGAGACAAAAGCGCGAGCAGCTGCAACCTCTCGGCCGCCTGTCCCGCCTCGGTCGCCCCCGGCCCAAACCCGGAGCCCAAAACCATCCCAACGGTCAGCAACCCCAACAGCGTCTACCGG TTCAGCGAGTTTTCTCCGGGCGCCCCTCAGACCTggctgagggagaagaggaaggcctTTGCGGTGGACGcgttcccccctcaccctcaccctTACCCtcaccaccctcctcctcctcccccagccgCGGGGCCGCCCCCCCAGTTCGGCGGCCAGAAGGGCTTCAAGTCCTACAGAGCCACGTTCACCTTCGCCGGGCCTCGCGTTGACAAGTACCACTGGGTCAGCAAATCCCGATGa
- the LOC119215871 gene encoding heterogeneous nuclear ribonucleoprotein A/B-like, whose amino-acid sequence MADPENLLMETSDHNGNDGEEDQNGAEQEQEQELMAGEEDCQDGLDIQEDIQEDIQEDVQDNNGAEGGDGADGGKIDASKGEEDAGKMFVGGLSWDTSKKDLKDYFSKFGEVSDCTIKMDSNTGRSRGFGFVLFKEAASVEKVLEQKEHRLDGRPIDPKKAMAMKKEPAKKIFVGGLNPEATEDAIREYFGAFGEIETIELPIDPKSKKRRGFIFITYKDEASVKKCLEKKYHTIQGGRCELKIAQPKEVYQQQQYGAGRGGGGGGGGGGYGGRGGRGRGGQGQGWNQSYGNYWNPGYGNQGYGYSGYGGYGNYDYSSGYYGYGPGYDYTDQGNGSYGKTPRRGGHQTGYKPY is encoded by the exons ATGGCAGACCCAGAAAATCTCCTCATGGAGACATCGGACCACAATGGCAACGATGGGGAGGAGGACCAGAATGGAGCTGAGCAGGAGCAAGAGCAGGAGTTGATGGCGGGAGAGGAGGACTGCCAGGATGGGCTGGACATCCAAGAAGATATCCAAGAAGACATCCAGGAAGATGTTCAGGATAACAATGGAGCTGAGGGCGGTGACGGTGCTGATGGCGGCAAGATTGACGCtagcaaaggagaggaagacgcTGG AAAAATGTTCGTCGGTGGCCTCAGCTGGGACACGAGTAAAAAGGACCTCAAGGATTATTTCAGTAAGTTTGGCGAGGTATCGGACTGTACCATCAAGATGGACTCCAACACTGGCCGATCCAGAGGATTTGGCTTCGTCCTCTTTAAAGAGGCTGCAAGCGTGGAAAAG GTGCTGGAGCAGAAGGAACACAGACTGGACGGACGTCCCATTGACCCAAAGAAGGCGATGGCCATGAAGAAGGAGCCTGCCAAAAAGATCTTTGTTGGAGGTTTAAACCCTGAGGCGACTGAGGATGCCATCAGGGAATATTTTGGGGCTTTCGGCGAG ATTGAAACCATTGAGCTGCCCATTGACCCTAAATCAAAGAAAAGGAGgggcttcatcttcatcacataCAAAGACGAGGCAAGCGTCAAGAAGTGTCTGGAGAAGAAATACCACACCATCCAGGGCGGAAGG TGTGAGCTGAAGATCGCCCAGCCTAAGGAGGTTTACCAACAGCAGCAGTACGGGGCGGGAcgcggtggtggaggtggtggtggcggcggcggctacGGCGGTCGGGGAGGCAGAGGGCGTGGAG GTCAAGGTCAGGGCTGGAACCAGAGCTATGGAAACTACTGGAACCCAGGATATGGTAACCAGGGCTACGGCTACAGTGGATATGGAGGCTACGGCAACTACGACTACTCTTCTGGTTACTATGGATATGGCCCCGGTTATGATTATA CTGACCAGGGTAACGGCAGCTACGGCAAAACTCCAAGACGGGGAGGACACCAGACCGGCTACAAGCCATACTGA